Proteins from a single region of Candidatus Aminicenantes bacterium:
- a CDS encoding transposase: MNRGINGEAIFKEDKQKTVFLEMLAEKTGKFRMRLFAYCIMDNHYHLVLERASGRMSDFFRNLNTQYAFFYRKNTSSKGYVFQNRFVSTLVQDDAYLKQVIVYVLQNPVKAGVTDDFTKYPWSSAVSYFEKAISGWLDGEFVLGLFGSRNNLIGAMRSTDNNKLAILKTRLGPVFGDETFVEKALERFERRQKPNPTKQKRRDDFGFEPVAKVIQEFERTKGIKIEDINLAHWEGKRLRAELLARLYDQTGLKYREIIEIQIFSDLHYQSMSRLYHNFRKTMRP; encoded by the coding sequence ATGAACCGGGGGATCAATGGTGAAGCCATTTTCAAGGAAGACAAGCAAAAAACGGTTTTTTTGGAAATGCTTGCCGAAAAGACGGGAAAATTCCGCATGCGCTTATTTGCGTATTGCATCATGGACAACCATTACCATTTGGTACTGGAGCGCGCTTCTGGCAGGATGTCGGATTTTTTTCGCAACTTAAACACTCAATACGCTTTTTTTTATCGTAAAAACACCAGTAGCAAGGGGTATGTGTTCCAAAACCGGTTTGTGTCCACCCTCGTTCAAGATGACGCTTATTTGAAACAGGTCATAGTTTATGTTTTGCAAAACCCGGTTAAAGCCGGAGTAACTGATGACTTCACGAAGTATCCCTGGTCAAGCGCAGTAAGTTATTTTGAGAAAGCAATCTCCGGATGGTTGGACGGCGAATTTGTTCTGGGATTATTTGGTAGCCGGAATAATTTGATTGGAGCAATGCGATCAACTGACAACAATAAACTAGCGATATTGAAAACCAGGCTTGGTCCAGTTTTTGGGGATGAAACTTTTGTTGAAAAGGCATTGGAACGTTTCGAGCGCAGACAGAAACCGAACCCAACCAAACAGAAGAGGCGGGATGATTTTGGTTTTGAACCTGTGGCCAAGGTAATTCAGGAGTTTGAACGGACCAAGGGGATAAAAATTGAAGATATCAATCTGGCTCATTGGGAAGGGAAAAGATTGCGGGCGGAGCTTTTGGCTCGGTTATATGACCAGACTGGATTGAAATACCGTGAAATAATTGAAATACAAATCTTCTCCGATTTGCACTATCAATCTATGTCTCGCTTATACCACAACTTCCGCAAGACGATGAGGCCATAA
- a CDS encoding hydroxymethylglutaryl-CoA lyase, whose translation MSEIKIHEVGLRDGLQIEKQTVPMEKKIEWVESLLAAGIGMIQLGSFVNPEKVPQMADTDKLFAHFSQKDKKPAAILSGLVLNEKGLERGMACGVDLFCMGVSASDTHSRKNTGKGTEEAVVQIIAMAQAAIKAQKRIQASIQSAFGCGFEGPIPRERVLSIVDKYLEAGIRNISLADTAGHAYPPQVESLYAEIVKRDNKVELACHFHNTYGLGLANCYAAMKAGVTYFEAALGGLGGCPFTKVAAGNVCSEDLVHSLQRQGLAKEIDLEKLVETARDLGRFFNRELPGFILKSGSIVNFKKAQ comes from the coding sequence ATGAGCGAAATCAAAATCCACGAAGTGGGATTGCGCGACGGGTTGCAGATCGAGAAGCAGACCGTCCCCATGGAAAAAAAGATCGAATGGGTGGAGAGCCTGCTCGCGGCCGGGATCGGCATGATCCAGCTCGGCTCGTTCGTCAATCCGGAAAAAGTACCGCAGATGGCAGATACCGACAAGCTGTTCGCCCATTTCAGCCAGAAGGACAAGAAACCCGCCGCCATCTTGTCGGGGCTGGTGCTCAATGAAAAAGGGCTGGAGCGTGGCATGGCCTGCGGCGTCGACCTCTTCTGCATGGGGGTCTCGGCCAGCGACACCCACAGCCGCAAGAACACCGGCAAGGGCACGGAAGAGGCCGTCGTTCAGATCATCGCCATGGCCCAGGCGGCCATCAAAGCGCAGAAGCGCATTCAGGCCTCCATCCAATCGGCTTTCGGCTGCGGCTTTGAAGGGCCCATTCCCCGGGAACGGGTTCTGTCCATTGTCGACAAATACCTGGAGGCGGGCATCCGCAACATCAGCCTGGCCGACACGGCCGGCCACGCCTACCCGCCCCAGGTCGAATCCCTGTATGCGGAAATCGTGAAGCGCGACAACAAGGTTGAACTGGCCTGCCATTTCCACAATACCTACGGCTTGGGGCTGGCCAACTGCTATGCCGCCATGAAAGCGGGCGTCACCTATTTTGAGGCGGCGCTCGGCGGCCTGGGCGGCTGCCCCTTCACCAAAGTGGCGGCCGGCAACGTCTGCAGCGAGGACCTGGTCCATTCGCTGCAGCGCCAGGGCCTGGCCAAGGAGATCGACCTGGAAAAACTTGTCGAGACCGCGCGCGATCTCGGCCGCTTTTTCAACCGCGAGCTGCCCGGCTTCATCCTGAAATCGGGCTCCATCGTCAATTTCAAAAAAGCGCAGTAA
- a CDS encoding 3-isopropylmalate dehydratase, whose protein sequence is MAKVVFKVGDDVSTDIIYPGRFMATVLPTETPQFAFIDYPEFNAKIKKKEFPPQSIIVGGKNFGCGSSREQAASCLKGPDFVVVARNFSRIFLQNAINLGLKMVICPAIEANEGDELEFTIDQVINKTSGKIFPIVALPKARQVIIDAGGLIPFTRKLLLETKGKN, encoded by the coding sequence ATGGCTAAAGTTGTCTTTAAAGTGGGGGACGATGTCTCCACCGATATCATTTATCCGGGAAGATTCATGGCTACTGTCCTGCCCACGGAAACGCCGCAATTCGCCTTCATCGATTATCCCGAATTCAACGCCAAGATAAAGAAAAAAGAGTTCCCGCCCCAGAGCATCATCGTGGGCGGCAAGAATTTCGGCTGCGGTTCGTCGCGCGAGCAGGCCGCTTCCTGCCTGAAAGGCCCCGATTTCGTGGTCGTGGCCCGGAATTTTTCCCGCATTTTTCTGCAGAACGCGATCAACCTCGGTCTGAAGATGGTCATCTGTCCGGCCATTGAAGCCAATGAAGGCGACGAGCTGGAATTCACCATTGACCAGGTCATCAATAAGACCTCGGGCAAAATTTTTCCGATCGTGGCCCTGCCCAAGGCGCGCCAGGTCATCATCGATGCCGGGGGGCTGATCCCCTTTACCCGCAAACTCCTTCTCGAAACCAAGGGCAAGAACTGA
- a CDS encoding CaiB/BaiF CoA-transferase family protein — translation MNLLDKIRVLDLTNVLSGPFCTMHLALLGAEVIKIENPDGGDLARKLGNVNPLNKQLMGTSFLAQNANKKSLTLNLKFEEGKEIFRKLLKTADIVVENFRPGVMDKLGFSYEKICKINPKIIYCAISGFGQTGPDAFKPAYDQIIQGLSGAMAVNGDERLNPLRAGFPVCDTVGGLNAAFAIMAALYHREHSGEGQFIDIAMLDSIMPLMGWVAANLLIGGQQPVLMGNDNFTAAPSGTFRTQDGYVNIAANQQKQWEDLADALGLPELKTDPRFQERDTRKANRKQLTPLLEEKLIQKPTQHWVDALNDKGIPSGDIYGLEKALLQPQSEHRQVIATVKEPGIGDIKLFNLTAKFSKTPAKIDAPPPRLSAHTGEILKRLGYKEEEVKALKEKGAI, via the coding sequence ATGAACTTATTGGATAAAATCAGGGTCCTCGACCTGACCAATGTCCTTTCCGGCCCGTTCTGCACCATGCACCTGGCCCTGTTGGGAGCCGAGGTGATCAAGATCGAGAACCCCGACGGCGGCGACCTGGCGCGCAAATTGGGCAATGTCAATCCCCTCAACAAGCAGTTGATGGGAACGAGCTTCCTGGCCCAGAACGCCAATAAAAAATCTCTGACCCTCAACCTCAAGTTCGAAGAGGGCAAGGAGATTTTCCGCAAGTTGCTCAAGACGGCCGACATCGTGGTGGAGAATTTTCGCCCCGGCGTCATGGACAAGCTTGGCTTCTCCTATGAAAAGATCTGCAAGATCAACCCCAAAATCATCTATTGCGCCATTTCCGGCTTCGGCCAGACCGGCCCCGACGCGTTCAAGCCGGCCTACGACCAGATCATCCAGGGCCTTTCCGGGGCAATGGCCGTCAACGGCGACGAGCGGCTCAACCCGCTGCGCGCCGGCTTCCCGGTCTGCGATACCGTCGGCGGCCTGAACGCCGCCTTCGCCATCATGGCCGCCCTCTACCATCGCGAACACAGTGGCGAGGGGCAGTTCATCGATATCGCTATGCTCGATTCGATCATGCCGCTGATGGGCTGGGTGGCAGCCAACCTGCTCATCGGCGGGCAGCAGCCGGTATTGATGGGCAACGACAACTTCACCGCCGCCCCGTCCGGCACCTTCCGCACCCAGGATGGCTACGTCAATATCGCCGCCAACCAGCAGAAGCAATGGGAAGACCTGGCCGACGCCCTGGGCCTGCCGGAGCTGAAGACCGATCCGCGTTTCCAGGAACGCGATACGCGAAAAGCCAACCGCAAGCAACTGACGCCGTTGCTGGAGGAAAAGCTCATTCAGAAACCCACCCAGCACTGGGTGGATGCATTGAACGACAAGGGGATCCCCAGCGGCGACATCTACGGTCTGGAGAAGGCGCTGCTGCAGCCGCAAAGCGAACATCGCCAGGTCATCGCCACGGTCAAGGAACCGGGCATCGGCGACATCAAGCTCTTCAATCTGACGGCCAAGTTTTCCAAGACGCCGGCGAAGATCGATGCCCCGCCGCCACGCCTTTCGGCCCATACCGGGGAAATCCTCAAACGGCTCGGCTACAAGGAAGAAGAGGTCAAGGCTTTAAAGGAAAAAGGCGCGATCTGA
- a CDS encoding 3-isopropylmalate dehydratase large subunit — MGMTMVEKILAKATNQAAVKAGDVLEPGVDMAMSHENGALVINQFREIYQDTGLEAKVWDPSKIAIIFDHRVPAESSKTAGNQKKIRDFVAKQGIAKFHDIRGDGGGICHQILPEFGYVRPGSVVVGTDSHTTSHGALGAFSFGIGATEMAAVWTLGRVLNVEVPGTIKVVCSGKFKRHVAPKDLILHLVGKLTAEGANFKVIEFHGPAIEQMSTSGRLVICNMTVEAGATSGIVPPDEETVRYLKEEAGVNEKIDIFGPDADAVYDQVIEINVSKLEPQIACPHTVDNVKTIKEVLGIKINQIVIGSCTNGRLDDLAIAAKILKGKKVATQTRMLIFPASTRIYLQALKKGYITTFMEAGAVVMNSGCGPCLGIHQGALADGDVALATTNRNFKGRMGNPNAEVYLCSPAVAAASAITGVITDPRKGGK, encoded by the coding sequence ATGGGAATGACAATGGTTGAAAAAATCCTTGCCAAGGCCACCAACCAGGCCGCGGTCAAGGCGGGAGACGTGCTGGAACCCGGGGTGGACATGGCCATGTCGCACGAGAACGGCGCGCTGGTCATCAACCAGTTCAGGGAAATCTACCAGGACACGGGCCTGGAGGCCAAGGTCTGGGATCCGAGCAAGATTGCCATTATTTTCGATCACCGCGTGCCGGCCGAAAGCTCGAAAACAGCCGGCAACCAGAAGAAAATAAGGGACTTCGTGGCTAAGCAGGGGATTGCCAAATTTCATGACATCCGCGGCGATGGCGGCGGCATCTGCCACCAGATCCTGCCCGAATTCGGCTATGTGCGTCCGGGAAGCGTCGTGGTCGGCACCGACAGCCACACCACCAGCCATGGCGCCCTTGGCGCTTTCTCCTTCGGCATCGGGGCCACCGAGATGGCGGCTGTTTGGACGCTGGGGCGGGTGCTGAACGTGGAGGTTCCGGGAACGATCAAGGTGGTCTGCTCGGGCAAGTTCAAACGCCACGTGGCTCCCAAGGATCTGATCTTGCACCTGGTCGGCAAGCTGACGGCCGAGGGCGCCAATTTCAAGGTCATCGAGTTCCATGGACCGGCCATTGAGCAAATGTCGACCTCGGGCCGTCTGGTTATCTGCAATATGACGGTCGAAGCCGGCGCCACGTCCGGGATCGTGCCGCCCGATGAGGAGACCGTCCGCTATTTGAAAGAGGAAGCCGGGGTCAATGAAAAAATCGATATTTTCGGACCCGACGCCGACGCCGTCTACGACCAGGTGATCGAAATCAACGTTTCCAAGCTGGAACCGCAGATCGCCTGCCCGCACACTGTGGACAATGTCAAAACAATCAAGGAAGTCTTGGGAATCAAGATCAACCAGATCGTCATCGGTTCCTGCACCAATGGCCGCCTCGACGACCTGGCCATCGCTGCCAAGATCCTCAAAGGCAAAAAGGTAGCCACGCAGACGCGCATGCTGATCTTTCCGGCTTCGACGCGGATCTATCTGCAGGCCTTAAAGAAAGGTTATATTACCACCTTTATGGAAGCCGGCGCCGTGGTCATGAATTCGGGCTGCGGCCCCTGCCTGGGGATTCACCAGGGCGCCCTGGCCGACGGCGATGTGGCCTTGGCCACCACCAACCGCAATTTCAAGGGCCGGATGGGCAACCCCAATGCCGAGGTTTACCTGTGTTCGCCTGCCGTTGCAGCAGCCAGCGCCATAACCGGCGTTATTACCGATCCCAGAAAAGGAGGAAAATAA
- a CDS encoding GH1 family beta-glucosidase has protein sequence MSDQGPKNRRDFLNQALVLTGAGLLGGAARVASAFPLETRAAGTVRKVVFPARFRWGAATASYQVEGATKEDGRGESIWDRFVHTPGKVKNGDTGDTACDSYHRWRDDIGLLGALNLTSYRFSIAWPRIQPTGKGAANAKGLEHYSHLIDGLLEAGIRPFVTLYHWDLPQALEDAGGWPSRDTADRFAEYAHIVMRALGDRVGEWVVFNEPNVFTLSGYGWGGHAPGRTDPDAMLRAGHVVNLAFGDACRAIRAERPKAHISNAYTMSTFTPETDSEKDRDAARRWQSFWNVWHLEPALYGRYPDVFPGGLPAERIGIKDGDMERVKAHLDFLGLSHYNRFFVSTQSGPAFDIPGSFGGGKEGPITENGWEVWPSAFYDIVMWVTREYGRRTIEITENGACYNDEPDATGKIDDERRLAFYRGYLAELARAIRDGADVRGYHAWSLMDNFEWAEGYTKRFGLVHVDFKTGKRTIKESGRWYAKVAAANGF, from the coding sequence ATGAGCGATCAGGGTCCGAAAAATCGCCGTGACTTCCTGAACCAGGCGTTGGTCCTCACGGGGGCGGGCCTCCTCGGCGGAGCGGCGCGCGTCGCCTCCGCCTTCCCGCTCGAAACGCGAGCGGCCGGCACGGTGCGCAAGGTCGTCTTCCCTGCCCGCTTCCGCTGGGGCGCCGCGACTGCCTCGTATCAGGTCGAGGGCGCCACGAAGGAGGACGGCCGGGGCGAGTCGATATGGGACCGCTTCGTCCATACACCAGGCAAAGTGAAGAACGGCGACACGGGCGACACGGCCTGCGACTCGTACCACCGCTGGCGCGACGACATCGGCCTGCTCGGGGCCTTGAACCTCACCAGCTACCGCTTCTCGATCGCATGGCCGCGCATCCAGCCGACGGGCAAGGGCGCGGCGAACGCGAAGGGCCTCGAGCACTACAGCCACCTGATCGACGGGCTGCTCGAAGCGGGCATCCGCCCCTTCGTGACGCTCTACCACTGGGACCTGCCGCAGGCGCTGGAAGACGCGGGCGGCTGGCCCTCACGCGATACGGCCGATCGCTTCGCCGAGTACGCCCACATCGTGATGCGCGCACTCGGCGACCGCGTCGGCGAGTGGGTGGTGTTCAACGAGCCGAACGTCTTCACCCTCTCCGGCTACGGCTGGGGCGGACACGCGCCGGGCAGAACCGACCCCGACGCCATGCTGCGTGCTGGCCACGTCGTGAACCTCGCGTTCGGCGACGCCTGCCGCGCGATCCGCGCCGAGCGCCCGAAGGCCCACATCAGCAACGCTTACACGATGTCCACCTTCACGCCCGAGACCGACTCGGAGAAGGATCGCGACGCCGCCCGGCGCTGGCAGTCCTTCTGGAATGTGTGGCACCTTGAGCCCGCGCTCTACGGACGCTACCCGGACGTGTTCCCGGGCGGCCTGCCCGCCGAACGCATCGGGATCAAGGACGGCGACATGGAGCGCGTCAAGGCGCATCTCGACTTCCTCGGCCTCAGCCACTACAACCGTTTCTTTGTCTCGACCCAGTCCGGGCCGGCCTTCGACATCCCGGGCTCCTTCGGCGGCGGCAAGGAAGGCCCGATCACGGAGAACGGCTGGGAGGTCTGGCCGAGCGCTTTCTACGACATCGTCATGTGGGTGACGCGCGAGTACGGCCGGCGCACGATCGAGATAACAGAGAACGGCGCCTGCTACAACGACGAGCCCGATGCGACCGGTAAGATCGACGACGAGCGCCGCCTCGCCTTCTACCGCGGTTACCTCGCCGAGCTGGCGCGGGCGATCCGGGACGGCGCCGACGTGCGCGGCTATCACGCCTGGAGCCTGATGGACAACTTCGAGTGGGCCGAGGGCTACACCAAGCGCTTCGGCCTCGTCCACGTCGACTTCAAGACCGGCAAGCGCACGATCAAGGAGTCCGGGCGCTGGTACGCGAAAGTGGCCGCGGCAAACGGCTTCTGA